In one window of Thermus aquaticus DNA:
- a CDS encoding GTP-binding protein yields the protein MDRLKALNPTAQVRPIVRGEGVGVEEVLFPPRSLRILHPGVHLHAHARVVVLPGEASLGDLEAWLKGVLLLLHGSRLLRGKGVVRLREAPKPLVFHLELGFAEARDGLNHLVFIGEGLDRRSLDEGARRVFGGAT from the coding sequence TTGGACCGGCTCAAGGCGTTGAACCCCACGGCCCAGGTTCGGCCCATCGTCCGGGGGGAGGGGGTGGGGGTGGAGGAGGTCCTTTTCCCGCCCCGGAGCCTGCGCATCCTCCACCCTGGGGTCCACCTCCACGCCCACGCCCGGGTGGTGGTCCTCCCAGGGGAGGCCTCCCTGGGGGACCTCGAAGCCTGGCTCAAAGGGGTCCTCCTCCTCCTGCACGGCTCCCGTCTCCTCCGGGGCAAGGGGGTGGTCCGGCTCCGGGAGGCCCCCAAGCCCTTGGTCTTCCACCTGGAGCTGGGTTTTGCCGAGGCCAGGGACGGCCTGAACCACCTGGTCTTCATCGGAGAGGGGCTGGACCGCAGGAGCCTAGACGAAGGGGCCAGGCGGGTCTTCGGAGGTGCGACGTGA
- the mog gene encoding molybdopterin adenylyltransferase, with amino-acid sequence MKGKPLLRVGILTVSDRASQGVYEDFSGPAVRAYLEGALPYRLEFRYLLVPDEVEAIQGAILDLVASSGFVVTTGGTGPAPRDVTPEATLPLLEKPMPGLPEAIRAASLLDTPTAILYRGVAGVRGQSPILNLPGNPKAIPTCLGAVLPALPALFRLIGALRIEGALAFGQGPDPGFLKRCGPARKAQGRSRR; translated from the coding sequence GTGAAGGGAAAACCCTTGCTTAGGGTGGGCATCCTGACGGTTTCCGACCGGGCCAGCCAGGGGGTCTACGAGGACTTTTCCGGACCCGCGGTGCGGGCCTACCTGGAAGGCGCCCTGCCCTACCGCCTGGAGTTCCGCTACCTGCTGGTCCCCGACGAGGTGGAGGCCATCCAGGGGGCCATTCTGGACCTGGTCGCCTCCTCGGGCTTCGTGGTGACTACGGGGGGCACGGGGCCTGCGCCCCGGGACGTGACCCCGGAGGCCACCCTCCCCCTCCTGGAAAAGCCCATGCCCGGCCTGCCCGAGGCTATCCGGGCTGCGAGCCTCCTGGACACCCCCACCGCCATCCTCTACCGGGGGGTAGCGGGGGTGCGGGGACAAAGCCCCATTCTCAACCTGCCTGGCAACCCCAAGGCTATCCCCACCTGCTTGGGGGCCGTACTCCCGGCCTTGCCTGCCCTTTTCCGTCTCATCGGAGCCCTCCGAATAGAAGGGGCCCTGGCCTTTGGCCAGGGCCCAGACCCGGGTTTTCTCAAAAGGTGCGGGCCAGCACGTAAAGCCCAAGGGCGAAGTAGAAGATGA
- a CDS encoding SaoD/DsrE family protein, producing the protein MRVAYILASPRAASHKLGQMILPQLEAGIHGVEVAGIFFFDDNTMVLQKGNPIGERLARVAREKGILLMMCDSCALERGLATGEPRWCTPGGEGRKEPGDCRVAPHVVEGVEVGCFPDLYAALAGKVDQVITL; encoded by the coding sequence ATGCGAGTGGCCTACATCCTGGCAAGCCCGCGGGCCGCCAGCCACAAGCTGGGCCAGATGATCCTACCCCAGCTGGAGGCGGGGATCCACGGCGTGGAGGTGGCAGGCATCTTCTTCTTTGACGACAACACCATGGTCTTGCAGAAGGGGAACCCCATTGGGGAGAGGCTCGCTCGGGTGGCCCGGGAGAAGGGTATCCTCCTCATGATGTGCGACTCGTGCGCCCTGGAAAGGGGTCTGGCCACCGGGGAACCCCGGTGGTGCACCCCAGGAGGGGAAGGGCGGAAGGAACCTGGGGACTGCCGGGTGGCCCCCCACGTGGTGGAGGGAGTGGAGGTGGGGTGCTTCCCCGACCTCTACGCTGCCTTGGCGGGCAAGGTGGACCAGGTGATCACCCTCTAG
- a CDS encoding PQQ-binding-like beta-propeller repeat protein, which yields MWKKVVRQVLDIAVLQVLGVALLGLALAHGEEELFTRIAVADAKAPVVVVLNEDGKELGRFTVPSPATLYPVPGGQYVLTVHTEGNAVGFLWGGLRLEDHGDHSDVKEENPYVAATLRTGPKPAHAFVSREWVAVHHDGDGTVALFDLRRLGVEFTPRLIPTGGADHGSLAVLGEALLVGGMERGRLEAYTLGGQRVLAFPQACPGLHGQAVLGEWAAFGCADGVLLVRSQGRGLVAQKIPNPANAPQGARVGRLVAHPNQPFFVGNFGRGLAFIHPREGRMEPFPLPAPPWRSPYSIRFDLEGEALYVLTEDGKLHKIDPGAKRLVWSLEAVTPAKEGAPRVGMAVAHGVAYLTDPQKGEVVKVDLEEGKVKARFQVGGAPSGIALFQVEGVKH from the coding sequence ATGTGGAAGAAGGTGGTCAGACAGGTTTTGGATATAGCGGTCCTGCAGGTTTTAGGCGTAGCGCTCCTGGGCCTTGCCCTAGCCCACGGTGAGGAAGAGCTCTTCACCCGCATCGCCGTGGCCGACGCCAAGGCGCCTGTGGTGGTGGTGCTGAACGAAGACGGCAAGGAGCTGGGCCGGTTTACGGTGCCCTCTCCCGCTACGCTCTACCCCGTACCCGGAGGGCAGTACGTTCTCACGGTCCACACCGAGGGCAACGCCGTGGGTTTCCTCTGGGGCGGCCTGCGCCTGGAGGACCACGGCGACCACAGTGACGTGAAGGAGGAAAACCCTTACGTGGCCGCCACCTTGCGCACCGGGCCCAAGCCCGCCCACGCCTTCGTAAGCCGGGAGTGGGTGGCCGTCCATCACGACGGGGACGGAACCGTGGCCCTCTTTGACCTCCGGCGGCTGGGCGTGGAGTTTACACCGCGCCTTATCCCCACGGGCGGCGCGGACCACGGGTCGCTGGCTGTTTTGGGGGAGGCCCTTCTGGTGGGAGGCATGGAAAGGGGCCGCCTCGAGGCCTACACCCTGGGGGGCCAGCGGGTCCTCGCCTTCCCCCAGGCCTGCCCCGGCCTTCATGGCCAGGCTGTCTTAGGGGAGTGGGCGGCTTTCGGCTGCGCTGACGGCGTCCTCCTGGTGCGGAGCCAAGGTCGGGGCCTAGTGGCGCAGAAGATCCCTAACCCGGCCAACGCTCCCCAAGGGGCCCGGGTAGGACGCCTGGTGGCCCACCCCAACCAGCCCTTCTTTGTGGGCAACTTCGGCCGCGGCTTGGCCTTCATCCACCCCCGGGAGGGCCGCATGGAGCCCTTCCCCCTCCCCGCCCCGCCCTGGCGCTCCCCCTACTCCATCCGCTTTGACCTCGAGGGCGAAGCCCTTTATGTGCTCACCGAGGACGGGAAGCTCCACAAGATAGACCCCGGGGCCAAGCGCCTCGTCTGGAGCCTGGAGGCCGTTACCCCCGCCAAGGAAGGGGCCCCTCGGGTAGGGATGGCCGTGGCCCACGGGGTGGCCTACCTCACCGACCCCCAGAAGGGGGAGGTGGTCAAGGTGGACCTGGAGGAGGGGAAGGTGAAAGCCCGCTTCCAAGTCGGAGGGGCGCCCTCGGGCATCGCCCTTTTCCAGGTGGAGGGAGTGAAGCACTGA
- a CDS encoding metal ABC transporter substrate-binding protein, with the protein MRRPLSLLALALGLALAQAPVVATTPILASIAGEVAGNRLQVESVIPMGADPHAFDLRPSVALQISRARLLIANGLGLEPYLPKLRNLLPRGARVVELAPRMPDPICGLLGLREKGVHLHGDCDPHMWLDPAYGVRYAEELAKELSALDPRGREIFHRNLEAFRKRAMEEDARLQACLGERRLRVVVAHLALSYLARRYGMEIVGALRDTHGRDEGVRSRIALIREAELRGVDLVVAEPQYDPGPLRLLAQELGARLVVLYTDVLDRRVPSYMELLRWNRERICEAVKGG; encoded by the coding sequence ATGCGCAGGCCTCTTAGCCTTTTGGCCTTGGCCCTGGGCTTAGCCCTGGCCCAGGCCCCGGTTGTGGCCACTACCCCGATCCTGGCCAGCATCGCAGGGGAGGTGGCGGGGAACCGGCTCCAGGTGGAGAGCGTGATCCCCATGGGGGCGGACCCCCACGCCTTTGACCTCCGGCCCTCCGTGGCCCTTCAGATCTCCCGGGCGAGGCTCCTTATCGCTAATGGACTGGGGCTGGAGCCCTACTTACCCAAGCTTAGGAACCTCCTTCCCCGTGGGGCTCGGGTGGTGGAGCTGGCCCCCCGGATGCCGGACCCTATCTGCGGCCTCCTGGGCCTCCGGGAGAAGGGAGTCCATCTCCACGGGGATTGCGACCCCCACATGTGGCTGGACCCTGCCTACGGTGTGCGGTACGCCGAGGAGCTGGCCAAGGAGCTCTCAGCCCTAGACCCCCGGGGAAGGGAGATCTTCCATAGAAACTTGGAGGCCTTCCGCAAGCGGGCCATGGAGGAGGATGCGCGCCTCCAAGCCTGCCTTGGGGAAAGGCGGCTTAGGGTGGTGGTGGCCCACCTTGCCCTTTCGTATCTGGCCCGCCGCTACGGAATGGAAATCGTAGGGGCCCTCCGCGACACCCACGGGCGGGACGAGGGGGTGCGGTCCCGCATCGCCCTCATCCGGGAGGCGGAGCTTAGGGGCGTGGACCTGGTGGTGGCCGAGCCCCAGTACGACCCTGGCCCCCTGCGCCTCCTGGCCCAGGAACTGGGGGCCAGGCTGGTGGTCCTCTACACGGATGTCCTGGACCGGAGGGTGCCCAGCTACATGGAGCTCCTCCGTTGGAACCGGGAAAGGATCTGCGAGGCGGTGAAAGGAGGTTAG
- the thrS gene encoding threonine--tRNA ligase: MTVYLPDGKALEVPEGATAKEVAERIGPGLAKRAVGAIVNGEVYDLLKPLPPGATVRILTEKDPEYQLLFRHTLAHVLAQAVKEFFREKGYDPESVRLGVGPVIEKGFYYDIDAPEPLSDEDLPQIEEKMREILRRDLPLKRYVLPREAALARYQGKDPYKTELILDLPEGEEISFYQQGDEAFGFTDLCRGPHVPSTGRIPPHFKLTHVAGAYWRGDERRPMLQRVYGVAFRTAEELKEYLWQLEEAKKRDHRRLGRELELFLIDPMVGKGLVLWLPKGNVIREELIAFMREEQIKRGYQLVTTPHIGSLELYKTSGHYPYYAESQFPPISFKERGEEEEYLLKPMNCPHHIRIYAHKKRSYRELPLRLAEFGTVYRYEKAGELLGLTRVRGFTQDDAHIFCAPEDVKGEFLGVLDLVLKVFATLGLKDFRARIGTRDPKSDKYVGDEARWSLAERQIEEAALEAGLHYTVEEGDAAFYGPKLDFVVKDALGREWQLGTIQVDYNLPERFGLTYVGKDGEEHRPVMIHRAPFGSLERFIGILIEHFAGDFPLWLSPVQVVVVPVSEKQEDYALEVTHRLKEAGLRAEADTRPERMQARIRDAELKKVPYVLVVGEKEKAEGAVSVRRRHRGNLGVMPLFTFVEGALREYRERRLEPVFG; the protein is encoded by the coding sequence ATGACGGTTTACCTGCCGGATGGGAAGGCCCTCGAGGTCCCCGAGGGGGCCACCGCCAAGGAGGTGGCCGAGCGCATCGGCCCCGGGCTGGCTAAAAGGGCGGTGGGGGCCATCGTGAACGGGGAGGTCTACGACCTCCTCAAACCCCTCCCGCCGGGGGCCACGGTGCGCATCCTGACGGAGAAGGACCCCGAGTACCAGCTCCTCTTCCGCCACACCCTGGCCCACGTCCTGGCCCAGGCGGTCAAGGAGTTCTTCCGGGAGAAGGGCTACGACCCGGAGAGCGTGAGGCTTGGGGTGGGCCCGGTCATTGAAAAGGGCTTTTACTACGATATAGACGCCCCTGAGCCCCTCTCCGACGAGGACCTGCCCCAGATTGAGGAGAAGATGCGGGAGATCCTTAGGCGGGACCTCCCCTTAAAGCGCTACGTCCTCCCCCGGGAGGCAGCCCTGGCCCGCTACCAGGGCAAGGACCCCTACAAGACCGAGCTCATCCTGGACCTCCCCGAGGGCGAGGAAATCAGCTTTTACCAGCAGGGGGACGAGGCGTTTGGTTTCACCGACCTCTGCCGGGGCCCCCATGTGCCCTCCACGGGCAGGATCCCCCCCCACTTCAAGCTGACCCACGTGGCCGGAGCCTACTGGCGAGGGGACGAGCGGAGGCCCATGCTCCAGAGGGTCTACGGGGTGGCTTTCCGCACCGCCGAGGAGCTCAAGGAGTACCTCTGGCAGCTGGAGGAGGCCAAGAAGCGGGACCACCGCCGGCTGGGGCGGGAGCTGGAGCTTTTCCTCATTGACCCCATGGTGGGCAAGGGTCTGGTCCTGTGGCTTCCCAAGGGCAACGTGATCCGGGAGGAGCTCATCGCCTTCATGCGGGAGGAGCAGATCAAGCGGGGCTACCAGCTGGTCACCACCCCCCACATCGGCAGCCTGGAGCTTTACAAGACCTCGGGCCACTACCCCTACTACGCCGAAAGCCAGTTCCCCCCCATCAGCTTCAAGGAGCGGGGCGAGGAGGAGGAGTACCTCCTCAAGCCCATGAACTGCCCCCACCACATCCGCATCTACGCCCACAAGAAGCGCTCCTACCGGGAGCTTCCCCTGCGCCTGGCCGAGTTCGGCACCGTCTACCGCTACGAGAAGGCGGGGGAGCTTTTAGGCCTCACCCGGGTCCGGGGCTTCACCCAGGACGACGCCCACATCTTCTGCGCCCCCGAGGACGTGAAGGGGGAGTTTCTTGGGGTCTTGGACCTGGTCCTCAAGGTCTTCGCCACCCTGGGCCTAAAGGACTTCCGGGCCCGCATCGGCACCCGGGACCCGAAGAGCGACAAGTACGTGGGGGACGAGGCCCGGTGGTCCCTGGCCGAGCGGCAGATTGAGGAGGCGGCCCTCGAGGCCGGCCTCCACTACACCGTGGAGGAGGGGGACGCCGCCTTCTACGGCCCCAAGCTGGACTTCGTGGTCAAGGACGCCCTGGGACGGGAGTGGCAGCTGGGCACCATCCAGGTGGACTACAACCTCCCCGAACGCTTCGGCCTCACCTACGTGGGGAAGGACGGGGAGGAGCACCGCCCGGTCATGATCCACCGGGCCCCCTTCGGCTCCCTGGAGCGCTTCATCGGCATCCTCATAGAACACTTCGCCGGAGACTTTCCCCTCTGGCTTTCCCCGGTGCAGGTGGTGGTGGTGCCGGTATCGGAAAAGCAGGAGGACTACGCCCTGGAGGTAACCCATAGGCTCAAGGAGGCGGGCCTCAGGGCCGAGGCCGACACCAGGCCCGAGAGGATGCAGGCCCGGATCCGGGACGCCGAGCTGAAGAAGGTCCCCTACGTGCTGGTGGTGGGGGAGAAGGAGAAGGCCGAGGGCGCCGTGAGCGTGCGCCGCCGCCACCGGGGCAACCTGGGGGTCATGCCCCTTTTCACCTTCGTGGAGGGCGCCCTCAGGGAGTACCGGGAAAGGCGGCTGGAACCCGTCTTCGGATGA
- a CDS encoding PaaX family transcriptional regulator, which translates to MRARSTIFTLFVEHVYPERRAPLKALIAMMEALGFSEAAVRAALSRSARRGWVAPERRGRVVHYALSDRVFWQVRQVRRRLYEPLPPWDGSFLLVLPEGPRERGERERFRREMALLGYGSLQSGVYLGASADPRATEELLGFYGLFATLFKGRPLGKGEELLRAFPLEAARAHYQSLPLEAHLPEDPVEAFRALTRLAHEVRKVLFLDPLLPEALLPEGFPGPRARRRFLELREALKERAQPFLKELGLPLSALSPRPG; encoded by the coding sequence ATGAGGGCCCGCTCCACCATCTTCACCCTCTTCGTGGAGCACGTCTACCCGGAAAGGCGGGCGCCCCTTAAGGCCCTCATCGCCATGATGGAGGCCTTGGGCTTCTCGGAGGCGGCGGTGCGGGCGGCCCTTTCCCGGAGCGCCAGGCGGGGCTGGGTGGCGCCGGAAAGGCGGGGCCGGGTGGTCCACTACGCCCTCTCCGACCGGGTCTTCTGGCAGGTGCGCCAGGTACGCCGCCGCCTCTACGAGCCCCTTCCCCCCTGGGACGGGAGCTTCCTCCTGGTCCTGCCGGAAGGCCCCAGGGAGCGGGGGGAGAGGGAGCGCTTCCGGCGGGAGATGGCCCTTCTGGGCTACGGGAGCCTGCAAAGCGGGGTCTACCTGGGGGCCAGCGCCGACCCCAGGGCCACGGAGGAGCTTCTCGGCTTCTACGGCCTTTTTGCCACCCTCTTTAAGGGGCGGCCTCTGGGCAAGGGGGAGGAGCTTCTCCGGGCCTTTCCCCTCGAGGCCGCCCGGGCCCACTACCAGAGCCTCCCCCTGGAAGCCCACCTCCCCGAAGACCCCGTGGAGGCCTTCCGGGCCCTCACCCGGCTGGCCCACGAGGTGCGCAAGGTCCTCTTCCTGGACCCCCTTCTGCCGGAGGCCCTCCTCCCCGAGGGCTTCCCCGGCCCCCGGGCCAGGCGGCGCTTCCTGGAGCTGAGGGAGGCCCTTAAGGAGCGGGCTCAACCCTTCCTAAAGGAGCTCGGCCTTCCCCTTTCAGCCCTCTCACCCAGGCCCGGGTAA
- a CDS encoding ABC transporter substrate-binding protein: MRGLAFPLFLASLALAQVSIPFWHTAGPPGDKVLEEAIRSFNESQKAYRLEARYVGDYREAGVKLLSALRAGGAPVLFHGELSFLPRLAQEGAAIPLDAYLKDLPRDLYPEMMRAVQVKGKTFGLPLGFSVPALYYNKDAFRAKGLRPPRTWAEVEEAASRLASRTAKGMVISTDIWSFNAIVMSLGGSLVKDGLPAFTSKEVVAALEMLYRMVQKGHAQARNLAEAQFAVADFLRTKAFMGIGPTTALPVVLAQTALPFGVGMAPLPREPGGGVPLSGAVLVVLKGASPEQAQGAVAFFRHFLDPRRQAAWVRTTWYLPLRKEAEKELSDFLKDPERAALFAQAEVARPWSQDPELVVWYSYLEEALERSLKQGVKPQVALEEAQRKALAVERR, from the coding sequence ATGAGAGGGCTCGCCTTTCCCCTTTTCCTGGCCTCCCTGGCCCTGGCCCAGGTCAGCATCCCCTTCTGGCACACCGCCGGCCCACCGGGGGACAAGGTCTTAGAGGAGGCCATCCGAAGCTTCAACGAAAGCCAGAAGGCCTACCGCCTCGAGGCCCGCTACGTGGGCGATTACCGGGAGGCGGGGGTGAAGCTCCTTTCCGCCCTCAGGGCCGGGGGGGCCCCGGTCCTCTTCCACGGGGAGCTCTCCTTCCTGCCCCGCCTGGCCCAGGAGGGGGCGGCCATCCCCCTGGACGCCTACCTGAAGGACCTGCCCAGGGACCTCTACCCGGAGATGATGCGGGCGGTCCAGGTGAAGGGCAAAACCTTTGGCCTCCCCCTGGGGTTTTCCGTGCCCGCCCTTTACTACAACAAAGACGCCTTCCGGGCCAAAGGCCTGAGGCCTCCCAGGACCTGGGCCGAGGTGGAGGAGGCGGCCTCCAGGCTGGCAAGCCGCACCGCCAAGGGCATGGTTATCTCCACCGACATCTGGAGCTTCAACGCCATCGTCATGAGCCTGGGGGGGAGCCTGGTCAAGGACGGGCTTCCCGCCTTCACCTCCAAGGAGGTGGTGGCGGCTTTGGAGATGCTCTACCGCATGGTGCAGAAGGGCCACGCCCAGGCCAGGAACCTGGCCGAGGCCCAGTTCGCCGTGGCCGACTTCCTGCGCACCAAGGCCTTCATGGGCATCGGCCCCACCACCGCCCTGCCCGTGGTCCTGGCCCAGACCGCCCTCCCCTTCGGGGTGGGCATGGCCCCCCTGCCCCGGGAGCCGGGGGGAGGGGTGCCCCTTTCCGGGGCGGTGCTGGTGGTCCTGAAGGGGGCGAGCCCCGAGCAGGCTCAGGGAGCGGTGGCCTTCTTCCGCCACTTCCTGGACCCCAGGCGCCAGGCGGCCTGGGTGCGGACCACCTGGTACCTCCCCCTGCGCAAGGAGGCGGAGAAGGAGCTTTCCGACTTCCTGAAGGACCCGGAAAGGGCCGCCCTTTTCGCCCAGGCGGAGGTGGCCCGCCCCTGGAGCCAGGACCCGGAGCTGGTGGTCTGGTACAGCTACCTGGAGGAGGCCCTGGAGCGAAGCCTGAAGCAGGGCGTAAAGCCGCAAGTGGCCTTGGAAGAGGCCCAGAGGAAGGCCCTGGCCGTGGAGCGGCGCTGA
- a CDS encoding ABC transporter substrate-binding protein — protein sequence MKKLWALLFLLLPALAQVEVPFWHSMDGPAGRLLADFAQEFAAKDGRYRVLPQYVGGYRDGETKLVAALRSGTAPVLFQAEISFFPRLVAEGRALALDPYLNLDRALLEDLFEPAWNYGLLEGKRYGLPLNTSTPVLFYNLDAFRAKGLKAPRNWKEFEEAAKALSSRQAKGFIFVTDPQAWLFEAMVTSRGGNLVKDGKPNLTSKEALEALEMLDRLNRAGALSARSMAEATFAQLDFVRTKGMMVMASIANWPAAENFSFAFTLGVAPVPREPGGKVPMGGAQLVVLKGASEAQVRGALEFWKYLMEPRNVARWVEASYYVPVRKSAIPLLEGFYRENPFRKVAFEQIAHAQERPKEPQFTAWASLLAEALERSLKGGVPPRKALEEAQRKAEVIR from the coding sequence ATGAAAAAGCTTTGGGCCCTCCTTTTCCTCCTCCTTCCCGCCCTCGCCCAGGTGGAGGTCCCCTTCTGGCACTCCATGGACGGCCCGGCGGGTCGCCTCCTCGCCGACTTCGCCCAGGAGTTCGCCGCCAAGGACGGCCGCTACCGCGTTCTGCCCCAGTACGTGGGGGGGTACCGGGACGGGGAGACCAAGCTGGTGGCCGCCCTGCGCTCCGGGACCGCCCCCGTCCTCTTCCAGGCGGAGATCTCCTTCTTCCCCCGCCTGGTGGCCGAAGGGCGGGCCCTGGCCCTGGACCCCTACCTGAACCTGGACCGAGCCCTGTTGGAGGACCTCTTTGAGCCCGCCTGGAACTACGGCCTTCTGGAGGGCAAGCGGTACGGCCTGCCCCTCAACACCTCCACCCCCGTCCTCTTCTACAACCTGGACGCCTTCCGGGCCAAGGGGCTCAAGGCCCCCAGGAACTGGAAGGAGTTTGAGGAGGCCGCCAAAGCCCTCTCCTCCCGCCAGGCCAAGGGCTTCATCTTCGTCACCGACCCCCAGGCCTGGCTCTTTGAGGCCATGGTGACGAGCCGCGGGGGGAACCTGGTCAAGGACGGAAAGCCCAACCTCACCTCCAAGGAGGCCCTCGAGGCCCTGGAGATGCTGGACCGGCTCAACCGGGCCGGAGCCCTCTCCGCCCGCAGCATGGCCGAGGCCACCTTCGCCCAGCTGGACTTCGTGCGCACCAAGGGGATGATGGTCATGGCCTCCATCGCCAACTGGCCCGCCGCCGAGAACTTCTCCTTCGCCTTCACCCTGGGCGTGGCCCCCGTGCCCCGGGAGCCCGGGGGGAAGGTGCCCATGGGCGGGGCCCAGCTGGTGGTCCTAAAGGGGGCCTCCGAGGCCCAGGTCCGGGGGGCCCTGGAGTTCTGGAAGTACCTCATGGAGCCCAGGAACGTGGCCCGCTGGGTGGAGGCCAGCTACTACGTCCCCGTGCGCAAATCGGCCATCCCTCTCCTCGAGGGCTTCTACCGGGAGAACCCCTTCCGCAAGGTGGCCTTTGAGCAGATCGCCCACGCCCAGGAACGGCCCAAGGAGCCCCAGTTCACCGCCTGGGCCAGCCTTCTGGCCGAGGCTTTGGAGAGGAGCCTGAAGGGGGGCGTCCCCCCCAGGAAGGCCCTGGAAGAGGCCCAGAGGAAGGCCGAGGTCATCCGGTGA
- a CDS encoding sugar phosphate isomerase/epimerase family protein, translating into MRLGFSPFNAELDYEKAFRLAAELGLDLEVAYDLHEALPLPEARSLRATGEALGVGFTLHLPFVELNPASLIPSVRKLAEERLLKALEFGEALGARVGVLHTGQVPICHPMALALAREALERTLTALLPLPFPVALENLALSEEDLIQGPEGLKELLDRFPQYGFCLDVGHALVELGPRGPFLYLEALGDRLLHLHLHDNHGQKDDHLPVGAGSVPWARLAPFLKGFGGTAALEVGGGALGVQKSVARLKGMA; encoded by the coding sequence ATGCGCCTCGGCTTTAGCCCCTTCAACGCCGAGCTGGACTACGAGAAGGCCTTCCGCCTGGCGGCCGAGCTCGGGCTGGACCTGGAGGTGGCCTACGACCTCCACGAGGCCCTGCCCCTGCCCGAGGCCAGAAGCCTCCGGGCCACAGGAGAGGCTTTGGGCGTGGGGTTCACCCTCCACCTGCCCTTCGTGGAGCTGAACCCGGCCAGCCTCATCCCGAGCGTCCGCAAGCTCGCCGAGGAGCGCCTTCTCAAGGCCCTGGAGTTCGGGGAGGCCCTGGGGGCCAGGGTAGGGGTTTTGCACACCGGCCAGGTCCCCATCTGCCACCCCATGGCCCTGGCCCTGGCCCGGGAGGCCCTGGAGCGGACCCTCACCGCCCTCCTTCCCCTCCCCTTCCCCGTGGCCTTGGAGAACCTGGCCCTCTCGGAGGAGGACCTCATCCAAGGCCCGGAGGGGCTAAAGGAGCTCCTGGACCGCTTCCCCCAGTACGGCTTCTGCCTGGACGTGGGCCACGCCCTGGTGGAGCTTGGGCCCAGGGGGCCTTTCCTCTACCTGGAGGCGCTGGGCGACCGGCTCCTTCACCTCCACCTCCACGACAACCACGGTCAGAAGGATGACCACCTCCCCGTGGGTGCGGGAAGCGTCCCCTGGGCTAGGCTCGCTCCCTTCCTGAAGGGCTTTGGGGGGACGGCGGCCCTCGAGGTGGGGGGCGGGGCCTTGGGCGTGCAGAAGAGCGTAGCCCGCCTAAAGGGGATGGCCTAA
- a CDS encoding c-type cytochrome, translating to MVVDRIEVYLDGTEEPLAVLKEPPYRLKLDTRKIPDGEHTLKVVTHFRGGGQEIREIPFTVNNYPDVLVVGLDEGGEVAGEVELRLAVGEPDLPVEPVRFNPIWYAVALVVVLGGIWAYFALSPAAEKIVAEVAPPAKEAPHGEASAQPAGVDSALMEKGKAIYEANCAACHGANGQGMPPVMPALAGNANLKDAAMILNVVKNGRGAMPAVGAGFTEEELKAVATYIRNSFGNSFGPMQ from the coding sequence ATGGTCGTAGACCGGATCGAAGTCTACCTGGACGGGACCGAGGAACCCCTGGCGGTCTTAAAGGAACCCCCTTACCGCCTCAAGCTGGACACCCGCAAGATCCCGGACGGGGAGCACACCCTCAAGGTGGTCACCCACTTCCGGGGCGGAGGCCAGGAGATAAGGGAGATCCCCTTCACCGTCAACAACTACCCCGACGTGCTGGTGGTGGGCCTGGACGAGGGAGGGGAGGTGGCGGGGGAGGTGGAGCTCCGCCTGGCCGTGGGCGAGCCCGACCTCCCCGTGGAGCCCGTCCGCTTCAACCCCATTTGGTACGCCGTGGCCCTGGTGGTGGTCCTGGGAGGCATCTGGGCCTACTTCGCCCTCTCCCCGGCGGCGGAGAAGATCGTGGCCGAGGTGGCTCCCCCCGCTAAAGAAGCCCCCCACGGGGAAGCCTCCGCCCAGCCCGCCGGCGTGGACTCCGCCCTCATGGAAAAGGGGAAGGCCATTTACGAGGCCAACTGCGCCGCCTGTCACGGGGCGAACGGCCAGGGGATGCCCCCCGTTATGCCGGCCTTGGCGGGGAACGCCAACCTGAAGGACGCCGCCATGATCCTCAACGTGGTCAAGAACGGCCGCGGGGCTATGCCCGCCGTGGGCGCCGGCTTCACGGAAGAGGAGCTCAAGGCGGTGGCCACCTACATCCGCAACAGCTTCGGCAACAGCTTCGGCCCGATGCAGTAA